In one window of Nocardioides panacisoli DNA:
- a CDS encoding helix-turn-helix domain-containing protein: MDDHATPLARAIGTRLREQRGARGWTLDRLAESAGVSRRMVVNVEQGATNPSVGTLLRLAEALGIGLPELVEPPTTRPLVITRRDEGATLWHGDRGGHGVLVAHAPGPEVVELWSWTLAPGDEHRSEAHPPGTRELLHVHTGELMLTVDREPVTLATGDAASFHGDRPHAYGNTSDAVATFSLTVWEPAERATRRA; the protein is encoded by the coding sequence ATGGACGACCACGCCACTCCCCTCGCCCGGGCGATCGGGACACGCCTGCGGGAGCAACGCGGAGCCCGTGGCTGGACCCTGGACCGCCTGGCGGAATCGGCAGGAGTGAGCCGACGCATGGTCGTCAACGTCGAGCAGGGCGCCACCAACCCCAGCGTCGGGACCCTGCTGCGGCTCGCCGAGGCGCTCGGGATCGGGCTTCCCGAGCTCGTCGAGCCGCCCACCACGCGTCCCTTGGTCATCACCCGCCGGGACGAGGGCGCCACCCTCTGGCACGGGGATCGTGGTGGCCACGGCGTCCTCGTCGCCCATGCCCCGGGCCCGGAGGTGGTCGAGCTGTGGTCGTGGACCCTCGCCCCGGGGGACGAACACCGCAGTGAGGCCCATCCCCCCGGCACCCGTGAACTCCTCCACGTCCACACCGGGGAGCTGATGCTGACCGTCGACCGGGAACCGGTGACGCTCGCGACCGGGGACGCCGCGTCCTTCCATGGCGACCGTCCCCATGCCTACGGCAACACGAGTGACGCCGTCGCGACCTTCTCACTGACCGTGTGGGAACCGGCCGAGCGCGCGACGAGGAGGGCCTGA
- a CDS encoding sensor histidine kinase, whose product MPSLSEIAHRHTRLGAADIAWLQLLQADWQIIADLSFADLVLWLPDRDGDGFWAGGQIRPTTGPTAYDDDMIGEHLPAGRRPLVDTAYEQRRVTREGDPEWRNDVPVRTEAAPVRREDRVIAVIGRNTNLLGVRPPSRLEISYVQTAGELIQMIARGLFPAPGQRSDHADSPRVGDGFVRVDATGRVQYASPNALSLYRRLGVAGDLTGELLTDVTRELVPLRSRPDEETLSAVLGGRAHRDMEVDAGDVALIARSIPLRPRGEREGGLILTRDVTALRDRDRELITKDATIREIHHRVKNNLQTVAALLRLQARRIDAPEATTALEEAVRRVGSIAIVHETLSHAVEETLDFDGVADRLAKLVTDVGSLSAAIRVRREGSFGMLDAERATPLAMVLTELLQNAVEHGYDGEVSTGDGEIVLAVDRRSATLGVVIDDDGRGLPAGFDLETRASLGLSIVRTLVESELGGQLVLGASATGGTRVDLSIPLDRP is encoded by the coding sequence GTGCCGTCGCTGTCCGAGATCGCCCACCGCCACACCCGACTGGGGGCGGCGGACATCGCCTGGCTCCAGCTGCTGCAGGCGGACTGGCAGATCATCGCCGACCTCTCCTTCGCCGACCTGGTGCTCTGGCTGCCCGACAGGGACGGTGACGGCTTCTGGGCCGGCGGCCAGATCCGGCCGACCACCGGGCCGACGGCGTACGACGACGACATGATCGGCGAGCACCTGCCGGCAGGGCGGCGGCCGCTGGTGGACACCGCCTACGAGCAGCGGCGGGTGACCCGCGAGGGTGACCCGGAGTGGCGCAACGACGTCCCGGTGCGCACCGAGGCGGCACCGGTGCGCCGCGAGGACCGTGTCATCGCGGTGATCGGGCGCAACACCAACCTGCTCGGGGTGCGTCCGCCGAGCCGGCTGGAGATCTCCTACGTCCAGACGGCCGGCGAGCTGATCCAGATGATCGCCCGCGGGCTCTTCCCGGCGCCGGGCCAGCGCAGCGACCACGCGGACTCGCCGCGGGTCGGTGACGGGTTCGTGCGCGTCGACGCGACCGGCCGCGTGCAGTACGCCAGCCCCAACGCGCTGTCGCTCTACCGCCGGTTGGGCGTCGCCGGCGACCTCACCGGGGAGCTGCTGACCGACGTCACCCGCGAGCTCGTGCCGTTGCGCAGTCGGCCGGACGAGGAGACGCTGAGCGCAGTGCTGGGCGGCCGTGCCCACCGTGACATGGAGGTCGATGCCGGGGACGTGGCGCTCATCGCGCGCTCGATCCCGTTGCGTCCTCGCGGTGAGCGCGAGGGGGGCCTGATCCTCACCCGCGACGTGACCGCGCTGCGTGACCGCGACCGGGAGCTGATCACCAAGGACGCCACGATCCGCGAGATCCACCACCGGGTGAAGAACAACCTGCAGACGGTGGCGGCGCTGCTCCGGCTCCAGGCCCGTCGCATCGACGCGCCCGAGGCGACCACGGCGCTGGAGGAGGCGGTGCGCCGGGTGGGGTCGATCGCGATCGTGCACGAGACGCTGAGCCATGCGGTGGAGGAGACGCTGGACTTCGACGGTGTCGCGGACCGGTTGGCCAAGCTGGTCACCGACGTGGGGTCGCTCTCGGCGGCGATCCGCGTCCGGCGCGAGGGCTCGTTCGGCATGCTCGACGCCGAGCGCGCCACCCCGCTGGCGATGGTGCTGACCGAGCTGCTGCAGAACGCCGTCGAGCACGGCTACGACGGGGAGGTGAGCACCGGGGACGGCGAGATCGTGCTCGCCGTGGATCGCCGGAGCGCCACGCTGGGCGTCGTCATCGACGACGACGGCCGCGGGCTGCCTGCCGGTTTCGACCTGGAGACGCGGGCGAGCCTGGGCCTCTCGATCGTCCGGACGCTGGTGGAGTCCGAGCTCGGGGGTCAGCTGGTCCTGGGGGCCTCGGCGACCGGAGGCACCCGCGTCGATCTCTCGATCCCGCTCGACCGGCCCTGA
- a CDS encoding FMN-binding negative transcriptional regulator yields MEILPWDRATSDREWRAWLATTERFGLLTANNCDPAAAPIVVPTHFTLAGDDIWLHLSRSNPAWPHLEAAAEVRLALTGDHAYVPSYWRAAPDTPVTDGVPTSYYTSVQFVCHPAVVDDPDAKAGILRAQLADLQPEGGHAEVTADGPPHARMLPGIRGLVLTVLRVEAKFKYDDEKPVGHRSRVSERLDERNQRLDRGAARQQRRRRDLLGDWRERPEGTT; encoded by the coding sequence GTGGAGATCCTGCCCTGGGACCGGGCAACGAGCGACCGGGAGTGGCGGGCGTGGCTCGCCACCACCGAGCGCTTCGGGCTGCTCACTGCCAACAACTGCGACCCGGCTGCCGCACCGATCGTCGTACCCACGCACTTCACCCTCGCCGGGGACGACATCTGGCTCCATCTCTCGCGGTCGAACCCCGCGTGGCCGCACCTCGAGGCAGCTGCGGAGGTGCGACTGGCCCTGACCGGCGACCACGCCTACGTCCCCTCCTACTGGCGGGCTGCACCCGACACGCCCGTGACCGACGGTGTCCCGACCAGCTACTACACCTCCGTGCAGTTCGTGTGCCACCCAGCGGTGGTCGACGACCCCGACGCCAAGGCCGGGATCCTCCGCGCGCAACTGGCCGATCTCCAACCCGAGGGCGGGCACGCTGAGGTGACCGCCGACGGGCCTCCCCACGCCCGCATGCTGCCGGGCATCCGCGGACTGGTCCTGACCGTCCTGCGGGTCGAGGCGAAGTTCAAGTACGACGACGAGAAGCCCGTGGGCCACCGGAGCCGCGTGAGTGAGCGACTCGACGAGCGCAACCAACGGCTCGACCGGGGCGCCGCGCGGCAACAGCGGCGCCGCCGGGACCTCCTGGGCGACTGGCGGGAACGTCCCGAAGGCACCACGTGA
- a CDS encoding EamA family transporter gives MRVRPATGSLPVPPWTLAVTAMLSVQLGSALSVGLIAEVGPAGTAWLRLTLGALVFLALARPPLRTVTRRDVAPLVGLGVTTGLVTITFLAAIERIPLGTAVAIEFLGPLTVAAVRSHDRRQLRWPALALLGVVLLTQPWQGEVNVAGVTFAALGALGWGTYIVLTQHVGDRFSGISGLSLTIPIAAATAALFGVPQASGAITPAVVAAAAGLALLLPALPFALEMLALRHLTHTAFGTLMALEPAFGLLLGAVVLHQRPDPEQLLGIILVVLAGAAAQRQGRRAPTSVAVVDVALERRHAVAVDRAGDGQQRGRREPDRQQGDVAQVPGQAELDQLGQQDRAP, from the coding sequence GTGAGGGTCCGACCGGCGACCGGCTCGCTCCCCGTGCCCCCGTGGACGCTGGCCGTCACCGCGATGCTCTCGGTCCAGCTCGGGTCCGCACTGTCGGTGGGCCTGATCGCCGAGGTGGGACCGGCAGGCACCGCATGGCTGCGACTGACCCTGGGCGCACTGGTCTTCCTGGCACTGGCACGACCTCCCCTGCGCACCGTGACGCGGCGCGACGTCGCGCCGCTGGTCGGGCTGGGGGTCACGACCGGTCTCGTCACGATCACGTTCCTGGCGGCGATCGAGCGGATCCCGCTCGGCACCGCCGTTGCCATCGAGTTCCTCGGCCCCCTGACCGTCGCCGCCGTCCGGAGCCACGACCGACGGCAGCTGCGGTGGCCAGCACTGGCGCTCCTGGGCGTCGTACTGCTCACCCAACCCTGGCAGGGGGAGGTCAACGTCGCCGGCGTCACCTTCGCGGCCCTCGGCGCACTCGGATGGGGCACCTACATCGTGCTCACGCAACACGTCGGCGATCGCTTCAGCGGCATCTCGGGCCTCTCCCTCACCATCCCGATCGCCGCGGCGACCGCGGCGCTGTTCGGGGTGCCGCAGGCGTCCGGCGCGATCACGCCGGCGGTGGTGGCCGCCGCGGCCGGGCTGGCGCTGCTGCTCCCCGCGCTGCCCTTCGCACTCGAGATGCTCGCGCTGCGCCACCTCACCCACACCGCGTTCGGCACCCTGATGGCACTCGAGCCGGCCTTCGGCCTGCTGCTCGGAGCGGTGGTGCTGCACCAGCGCCCCGACCCCGAGCAACTGCTCGGCATCATCCTCGTGGTGCTCGCGGGGGCGGCAGCGCAGCGCCAGGGGCGTCGAGCCCCGACCTCAGTCGCGGTCGTCGACGTCGCGCTCGAGCGCCGCCACGCTGTCGCTGTGGATCGTGCCGGCGATGGCCAGCAGCGCGGTCGCCGCGAGCCCGATCGCCAACAAGGGGATGTCGCGCAGGTTCCAGGCCAGGCCGAGCTGGATCAGCTGGGTCAGCAGGACAGGGCCCCGTGA
- a CDS encoding WhiB family transcriptional regulator — translation MDWRHRSACLDEDPELFFPIGNTGPAILQIQEAKAVCQRCDVREQCLQWALEAGQDHGVWGGLSEDERRALKRRNARARVRTRA, via the coding sequence GTGGACTGGCGTCACCGCTCCGCATGCCTCGACGAGGACCCGGAGCTGTTCTTCCCGATCGGCAACACCGGTCCGGCCATCCTGCAGATCCAGGAGGCCAAGGCCGTGTGCCAGCGCTGCGACGTGCGCGAACAGTGCCTGCAGTGGGCACTGGAGGCGGGACAGGACCACGGCGTGTGGGGCGGCCTCAGCGAGGACGAGCGCCGGGCGCTCAAGCGTCGCAACGCGCGGGCACGCGTCCGCACCCGCGCCTGA